One Erysipelothrix amsterdamensis DNA window includes the following coding sequences:
- the tilS gene encoding tRNA lysidine(34) synthetase TilS → MVHKMWIVGVSGGPDSMALLDILSKQNIPCVAAHVNYGKRETSKRDEDIVRKYCAVNHIPFECSNYEDDGENHNFQHQARVFRYAFFKELVLKYNAEGVAIAHHFNDDLETYLFQKQRKMESEHIGLAQFTEIMGVTVWRPLLDMTKDRVVQYCDDHQIQYGIDESNLSLDYTRNQIRNDIHCMDENSYESLVKEMLAAKQSGEKRSKMVKSIALQLDSKVKVDMYALIQDGIRPRVLRLWMAQNGVETHAMSGPYLKELDTLILQEKAFIQFGNKRLSSSYGELALIDNTPFEYHFTQISYVTTDRFVLSDSGQTIQGVTLSESDFPIVIRNARVGDSIKMRFGTKSLNRFFIDRKIPRHEREIWPVIVNSSQQIVFVVGMGCDEHHYSNNPNLFMLEL, encoded by the coding sequence ATGGTGCATAAAATGTGGATAGTAGGTGTGTCTGGAGGACCGGATTCGATGGCACTTCTCGATATCCTTTCTAAACAAAACATACCATGTGTTGCAGCGCATGTTAACTATGGTAAAAGAGAAACGAGCAAGCGCGACGAAGATATTGTTCGGAAGTACTGTGCAGTAAACCATATCCCGTTTGAATGTTCAAATTATGAGGATGATGGCGAAAACCATAATTTCCAACACCAAGCACGCGTGTTTCGTTATGCGTTTTTCAAAGAATTGGTACTTAAGTATAATGCTGAAGGTGTAGCAATTGCCCATCATTTCAACGATGATCTCGAGACCTATCTTTTCCAGAAACAACGTAAGATGGAAAGTGAACACATTGGATTGGCGCAGTTTACAGAAATCATGGGTGTAACCGTGTGGCGACCACTTTTGGATATGACTAAAGACAGGGTTGTTCAATATTGTGATGACCACCAAATTCAATATGGAATTGATGAGTCAAACTTAAGTCTTGACTACACACGCAATCAAATTCGTAATGATATTCATTGTATGGATGAAAATTCATATGAAAGTTTGGTAAAAGAAATGCTTGCTGCAAAGCAAAGTGGCGAAAAAAGGAGTAAAATGGTGAAGAGTATCGCACTTCAGCTGGATTCTAAGGTTAAAGTCGATATGTATGCATTAATACAAGATGGTATACGACCACGCGTCCTACGATTGTGGATGGCACAAAATGGTGTGGAGACACATGCGATGAGTGGTCCTTATCTTAAAGAGCTCGATACACTCATTCTTCAAGAAAAAGCGTTTATTCAGTTTGGAAACAAACGCTTAAGCTCAAGTTATGGCGAACTTGCTCTTATAGATAACACACCATTTGAATATCATTTTACTCAAATATCGTATGTTACTACAGATCGTTTTGTCTTGAGCGATTCAGGCCAAACGATTCAGGGTGTGACCCTTTCGGAATCAGATTTTCCCATTGTGATTCGAAACGCCCGTGTGGGGGATTCGATAAAGATGAGGTTTGGGACGAAGTCTTTAAACCGATTCTTTATTGATCGTAAAATACCTCGTCATGAACGCGAAATATGGCCTGTTATTGTGAATTCCTCGCAACAAATTGTGTTTGTTGTGGGAATGGGTTGTGATGAGCATCATTACTCTAACAATCCCAATCTTTTTATGTTAGAATTATAG
- a CDS encoding rod shape-determining protein, with protein sequence MFSKAVGIDLGTANILIYVKGEGVVLDEPSVVSIDAETKKCLAVGQSAKDMLGRTPGRVLAIRPLKDGVIADFEVTEMMLQYFVRKLNLKGMFSRPTILICCPSNITSVERKAISDAAYRAGAKRVYIEEEPKVAAVGANLDISKPAGSMVLDIGGGTTDVAILSLGEIVTSTSLKVAGDRLDHDIIKYVKDTYKLLIGDRTAEEIKTHIGTARIDSVKDMEQTTIAVSGRDLVTGLPNTITLKAEETANAMHESLQDIVRACRTVLEQTPPELSADIVGRGIVLTGGGALLHGLDELISHELSIPVYVAENALTCVAEGTGIMLENLDLVR encoded by the coding sequence ATGTTTTCAAAAGCAGTCGGAATTGACTTAGGTACCGCAAATATTTTAATTTATGTAAAAGGCGAAGGCGTCGTTTTAGACGAACCTTCAGTAGTATCCATTGATGCTGAAACTAAAAAATGTCTTGCTGTAGGACAATCAGCAAAAGATATGTTAGGACGTACACCAGGACGTGTTCTAGCAATTCGTCCATTGAAAGATGGTGTTATTGCAGATTTTGAAGTAACAGAAATGATGCTTCAATATTTTGTTAGAAAATTAAACCTTAAAGGTATGTTTTCTCGACCAACAATCTTAATTTGCTGTCCATCAAATATTACATCTGTAGAACGTAAAGCCATCAGCGATGCCGCTTATCGTGCAGGCGCTAAACGTGTTTACATCGAAGAGGAACCAAAAGTTGCTGCTGTCGGTGCAAATCTTGATATTTCAAAACCAGCGGGTTCAATGGTTCTCGATATAGGTGGAGGAACAACTGATGTTGCAATCCTTTCACTAGGAGAAATTGTAACAAGTACATCTCTAAAAGTTGCGGGTGACCGTTTAGATCATGACATTATCAAATATGTTAAAGATACTTATAAACTTTTAATTGGAGATCGTACCGCTGAAGAAATTAAAACTCACATTGGTACTGCTCGTATTGACAGTGTCAAAGATATGGAACAAACTACGATTGCAGTTAGCGGTCGAGATTTAGTTACAGGTCTTCCAAATACAATTACATTAAAAGCTGAAGAAACAGCAAATGCAATGCATGAAAGTCTACAGGACATCGTTCGTGCTTGTCGTACTGTTCTTGAACAAACACCTCCTGAATTATCAGCAGATATCGTAGGACGAGGAATCGTACTTACAGGTGGTGGTGCATTATTACATGGCCTTGATGAATTGATTTCACATGAATTAAGTATTCCAGTTTATGTTGCCGAAAACGCATTAACATGCGTAGCTGAGGGAACAGGAATCATGTTAGAAAACTTAGACTTAGTTCGATAA
- a CDS encoding DUF1146 domain-containing protein, whose product MHDIQRIVLYFVCFLASAYALSGIDFHKVMRKGSETRIQLLYIFLSLGLGYVVAQFLMGLSFAYFM is encoded by the coding sequence ATGCATGATATCCAAAGAATTGTTTTATATTTCGTATGTTTTCTCGCAAGTGCTTATGCGCTAAGTGGGATTGATTTTCATAAAGTGATGCGAAAAGGTAGTGAAACGCGTATTCAATTACTCTACATATTCTTATCTCTTGGATTAGGTTATGTTGTAGCGCAGTTTTTGATGGGATTATCATTCGCTTATTTCATGTAG
- a CDS encoding cation:proton antiporter — protein sequence MIYTILLILILGQISKKLGKRIHVPPLLLLIILGMVLGPFGLNWIHTSIQMLSPEIRGLALIIILLRAGFNLDRQNLAQVGRPAFLLSFIPGFFEAITVMFLSMHFLGFSFIQGGMLGFILAAVSPAVVVPMMVYLEKNKLGTAKKIPTLILAGASIDDVVAISIFSIFLGLATTGIMSPIQIILKLPMMIVAGFISGVMLGRVLSAYGKNSKSTIISILLLSYCLQSVEKVLPIASLLGVMVSAATLRERNLSLSNYLSNAMDLLWVVAEIFLFVLVGAQVDFNAAQSSGIIGVVIVVVALLVRMVGVFVSLINTNLTFKERIFVAISYIPKATVQAAIGGTPLAMGLPNGEVILAISVLAILITTPLGAIGMTLTAKPLLE from the coding sequence ATGATATATACAATTTTATTGATTCTGATTCTAGGACAAATTTCGAAGAAGTTGGGTAAGAGGATTCATGTTCCCCCATTACTTCTTTTGATTATTCTAGGTATGGTTTTAGGACCTTTTGGACTTAATTGGATTCACACAAGCATCCAAATGTTGTCGCCGGAGATTAGGGGACTTGCTTTAATTATTATTTTGCTTCGTGCAGGTTTTAATCTCGATCGTCAAAATCTTGCGCAAGTTGGTCGCCCTGCATTTTTACTTAGTTTTATTCCTGGTTTTTTTGAGGCAATAACAGTCATGTTTTTAAGTATGCATTTCTTGGGTTTTAGTTTTATTCAAGGTGGCATGTTAGGATTTATCCTAGCAGCAGTTTCACCAGCGGTAGTTGTTCCAATGATGGTTTATTTGGAAAAAAATAAACTCGGAACGGCGAAAAAAATTCCAACTTTAATACTAGCAGGTGCATCCATTGATGATGTTGTAGCGATTTCAATATTTTCTATTTTTTTAGGTCTTGCTACTACGGGAATTATGTCTCCTATTCAAATTATTTTGAAATTACCGATGATGATTGTTGCAGGATTTATTTCCGGGGTAATGCTCGGTCGTGTTTTAAGTGCCTACGGGAAAAACTCAAAGTCAACTATAATCTCGATTTTGTTGCTTTCCTATTGTCTCCAAAGCGTAGAAAAGGTTTTACCCATAGCCTCATTATTAGGTGTGATGGTGAGTGCAGCAACACTTCGAGAACGTAATCTCTCGCTATCCAATTATCTGTCAAATGCAATGGATTTACTTTGGGTTGTTGCAGAGATCTTTCTTTTTGTGCTCGTTGGTGCGCAAGTGGATTTTAATGCGGCACAATCTTCGGGTATAATCGGAGTGGTGATCGTTGTTGTCGCCCTTTTGGTACGGATGGTGGGTGTCTTCGTATCTTTAATCAACACAAACTTAACGTTCAAAGAACGTATTTTTGTCGCAATTTCATACATACCAAAAGCGACGGTTCAAGCAGCGATTGGAGGTACCCCTCTAGCGATGGGTTTACCAAATGGCGAAGTAATTCTCGCGATTTCAGTTCTTGCGATATTAATTACAACACCCCTTGGTGCAATTGGAATGACCTTGACCGCGAAGCCGCTCTTAGAGTGA
- a CDS encoding copper homeostasis protein CutC — translation MIVEVCAGSVEDCIAAQTSGANRIELNSGLYLGGLTPSVGMLVSAKRHTTIPIITMIRPRGGGFCYSQLEVESMIYDAESLIQNGSDGLVFGFLNDDASVNTTLTQKFVDICHDAGIEAVFHRAFDCVSDPMKAIEDLIACGVDRVLTSGLKERANEGIELLAELHQTYSKDIEFCVGSGVNESNALEIVEKTGIHQLHSSFKVWYSDPTTKNNSVSYAYSCQGDYDGVSVDKLKSFIKTVQK, via the coding sequence ATGATTGTTGAGGTATGTGCAGGAAGTGTTGAGGATTGCATCGCTGCTCAGACAAGTGGTGCTAATCGTATTGAATTAAACAGTGGCTTGTATTTAGGTGGTTTAACCCCAAGTGTAGGGATGCTTGTATCTGCGAAGCGACATACAACCATTCCAATTATAACGATGATTCGGCCAAGAGGTGGAGGGTTTTGTTATTCACAATTGGAAGTGGAATCGATGATTTATGATGCTGAAAGCTTAATTCAGAACGGTTCAGATGGATTGGTTTTTGGATTTCTTAATGATGATGCGTCTGTGAACACGACCCTTACACAAAAATTTGTGGATATCTGTCACGATGCGGGAATTGAAGCTGTTTTTCATCGTGCATTTGACTGTGTTTCAGATCCGATGAAGGCAATTGAAGATTTAATTGCATGTGGTGTTGATCGTGTTCTCACAAGCGGTTTAAAAGAACGGGCCAATGAGGGTATTGAATTACTGGCCGAACTTCATCAAACCTATTCTAAGGATATTGAGTTTTGTGTGGGCTCAGGCGTTAATGAATCGAATGCTTTAGAAATTGTGGAGAAAACAGGTATACATCAACTTCATAGTTCGTTTAAAGTGTGGTATTCAGATCCGACAACTAAAAATAATTCGGTGTCGTATGCTTACAGTTGCCAGGGTGATTATGATGGCGTCAGTGTGGATAAACTTAAATCATTTATAAAAACAGTTCAAAAGTGA
- the upp gene encoding uracil phosphoribosyltransferase translates to MITVLNHPLITHKLTQMRMESTKTKDFRQNLDEIAGLMAYEITRDLKLDPVTINTPCGEYDTFEMKRDVVLVPILRAGLGMVDGIQNLIPTAKVGHVGVYRDEETLMPHEYFAKFPENLAESEVLVLDPMLATGGSADAAIEIVKRHGAKTIKLVCLVGAPEGVEHIKKTHPDVDIFLAALDEKLNADGYIVPGLGDAGDRIFGTK, encoded by the coding sequence ATGATTACAGTATTAAATCACCCATTAATTACACATAAACTTACACAAATGAGAATGGAATCTACAAAGACCAAGGATTTCCGTCAAAATCTCGATGAAATAGCAGGTCTTATGGCTTATGAAATTACACGCGATCTTAAATTAGACCCAGTTACAATTAACACACCATGTGGAGAATATGACACATTCGAAATGAAACGTGATGTTGTTTTAGTTCCAATTTTACGTGCTGGTCTAGGAATGGTAGACGGAATTCAAAATTTAATTCCGACTGCTAAAGTAGGGCACGTTGGTGTTTATCGTGATGAAGAAACACTAATGCCACATGAATACTTCGCAAAATTCCCTGAAAATTTAGCTGAGTCGGAAGTCTTGGTTTTAGATCCAATGCTTGCAACAGGTGGTAGTGCTGATGCAGCGATTGAAATCGTAAAGAGACACGGGGCAAAAACAATTAAGCTTGTTTGTCTTGTTGGGGCACCTGAAGGAGTGGAGCATATTAAAAAGACACATCCAGATGTTGATATTTTCTTAGCAGCACTCGATGAAAAACTTAATGCGGATGGATACATTGTTCCAGGTCTTGGAGATGCTGGAGACCGAATTTTCGGTACAAAATAA
- the glyA gene encoding serine hydroxymethyltransferase, whose translation MRDTKVFEAVELEEQRQLDHIELIASENYVSDQVLEVTGSILTNKYAEGYPGKRYYGGCEYVDTIENLAIDRLKEIYGAEHANVQPHSGSQANMAVYMTVLEHGDVVLGMDLNSGGHLTHGHQLNFSGINYTFFGYGVDKHTEMIDYDYVLKRALEVQPKLIVAGASAYSREIDFKRFREIADEVGAYLMVDMAHIAGLVATGLHQSPVPYADFVTTTTHKTLRGPRGGAILCKEKYARKLDRSVFPGMQGGPLMHVIAGKAVCFYEALQPNFKTYQEQVILNAKTLAHEFSSLGYRLVSGGTDNHLILVDVKNSIGMTGAHAEKVLDKVGITINKNAIPFDTERPAVTSGIRLGSPAMTSRGFKEEEFKKIAHWIHEALTHYEDDEILTQISNEVKTLTRQYPVRGERI comes from the coding sequence ATGAGAGATACAAAGGTATTTGAAGCCGTTGAATTGGAAGAGCAACGACAACTTGATCATATTGAGTTAATTGCTTCAGAAAATTATGTTTCAGATCAAGTGTTGGAAGTAACTGGGAGTATTTTGACGAATAAATATGCGGAAGGATATCCTGGTAAACGTTATTATGGTGGTTGTGAATATGTTGATACTATCGAGAATTTAGCGATTGATCGCCTTAAAGAAATTTATGGCGCAGAGCACGCGAATGTTCAGCCTCACAGTGGTTCACAAGCCAATATGGCGGTTTATATGACTGTTTTGGAACATGGTGATGTTGTTTTAGGGATGGATTTAAATTCTGGAGGACATCTTACTCATGGACACCAATTAAACTTTTCAGGAATCAATTACACATTCTTTGGATATGGTGTTGATAAACATACTGAAATGATTGATTATGATTACGTTTTAAAAAGAGCGTTAGAAGTTCAACCTAAATTAATCGTAGCAGGTGCAAGTGCATATTCTCGCGAAATTGACTTCAAGCGATTTAGAGAAATTGCGGATGAAGTTGGTGCATATCTGATGGTAGATATGGCTCATATCGCAGGTCTTGTTGCGACAGGACTTCATCAAAGTCCAGTCCCTTATGCAGACTTTGTAACAACGACAACGCATAAAACACTTCGTGGACCACGAGGTGGTGCGATTCTCTGTAAAGAGAAATATGCGCGTAAGTTGGATCGTTCTGTATTCCCTGGTATGCAAGGGGGACCATTGATGCATGTGATTGCTGGTAAAGCTGTATGCTTCTATGAAGCATTACAACCAAATTTCAAAACATATCAAGAACAAGTCATCCTTAATGCGAAAACACTCGCACATGAGTTCTCAAGTTTGGGATATCGCTTGGTAAGTGGCGGAACGGATAACCACTTAATCCTTGTGGATGTGAAAAACAGTATTGGAATGACGGGCGCTCATGCAGAAAAAGTGCTGGATAAAGTGGGAATTACCATTAATAAAAATGCAATCCCATTTGATACAGAGCGACCAGCTGTTACGAGTGGAATCCGTTTAGGATCACCAGCCATGACAAGTCGTGGTTTTAAAGAGGAAGAGTTTAAGAAGATTGCTCACTGGATTCATGAAGCATTAACGCACTATGAAGACGATGAAATCTTGACACAAATTAGTAATGAAGTTAAAACATTAACACGTCAATACCCGGTGAGAGGAGAAAGAATATGA
- the rpiB gene encoding ribose 5-phosphate isomerase B, which yields MKIAIAADHGGFETKEGLRLVLEEMGHEVKDFGVYSEESQDYPDFAYPAAKAVAEGLYDRGVVVCGTGVGVSIVANKVRGIRCALVTSTEVAQLTREHNDSNMLALGGRTTPYETNVAILKTWIETPYSEDARHGRRICKISDLETKEGRE from the coding sequence ATGAAAATCGCTATAGCAGCGGACCACGGAGGGTTTGAAACAAAAGAGGGACTCCGTTTAGTATTAGAGGAAATGGGTCATGAGGTAAAGGATTTTGGGGTATATTCTGAGGAATCACAAGATTATCCTGACTTTGCTTACCCTGCAGCGAAAGCTGTAGCAGAAGGTTTATATGATCGTGGTGTAGTTGTTTGTGGAACCGGTGTGGGTGTTTCAATTGTAGCGAATAAAGTTAGAGGGATTCGCTGTGCTCTTGTAACAAGTACTGAGGTTGCGCAATTGACACGTGAACACAATGATTCAAACATGCTTGCATTGGGAGGGCGTACAACGCCTTATGAAACCAATGTCGCAATTCTTAAAACGTGGATTGAGACACCATACAGCGAAGATGCGCGTCATGGTCGTCGTATTTGTAAGATATCTGATTTAGAGACCAAGGAGGGCCGTGAATGA
- a CDS encoding L-threonylcarbamoyladenylate synthase produces MDTKRFNKNQSDDIAQMIQEGGLVAIMTDTVYGLAASSAEGSLYQKLKDAKERPENKPFPLMVGSLDQIESVADLTDRDRHLMKTFMPGAVTFIFNIKDGVFPFLGDQRTIGIRMADDIWVQDIINKVGYPIWLPSANRSGFDTAISSDMVIDQLDGRIEGVVLGECVGGVSSSVFDITGDEIKCLRQGVITLEEINKEVGL; encoded by the coding sequence ATGGATACAAAACGATTTAATAAAAATCAAAGTGATGACATTGCGCAAATGATTCAAGAGGGTGGGCTTGTCGCAATTATGACGGATACGGTGTACGGATTGGCTGCAAGTAGTGCGGAAGGTTCGTTGTATCAAAAGCTAAAGGATGCGAAAGAACGTCCTGAGAATAAACCGTTCCCATTAATGGTTGGTTCCCTTGATCAAATTGAGAGTGTTGCGGATTTAACAGACCGTGATCGTCATCTCATGAAAACCTTTATGCCAGGTGCGGTTACATTTATCTTTAACATTAAAGATGGAGTGTTTCCTTTCTTAGGCGATCAACGTACGATTGGTATTCGTATGGCTGATGACATATGGGTTCAAGACATTATTAACAAAGTAGGATATCCAATTTGGCTTCCATCCGCAAATCGTTCAGGGTTTGATACAGCAATTTCATCGGACATGGTCATTGATCAGCTTGATGGTCGTATTGAAGGTGTTGTTTTAGGAGAATGTGTCGGAGGTGTTTCATCCAGTGTGTTTGATATTACAGGAGATGAAATTAAATGTTTACGACAAGGTGTTATTACTTTAGAAGAAATTAACAAGGAGGTAGGATTATGA
- the prmC gene encoding peptide chain release factor N(5)-glutamine methyltransferase, which translates to MTYKDLVNEGTEILDKANIYTGFARVLMLELLRDKDLDMFAIYNEEVEAVFTNEYRNKINQLTTDEPLGYVLGYEWFYGYKLFVNEGVLIPRSETEELVGHLLSDIDAHFDTPVIADVACGSGAIGIALAKELDLKVYASDISEEALEVARRNADYNQANMEFMQGDMLEPLIEKNIKLDVLACNPPYIKNTEHIQTSVLNNEPHVALFGGEDGLFFYRKVFEKAHLVLNDKAVMAFEIGFDIGEAVVSLAQEFFGDAKIVLRQDINGLDRMVFVYKGINLED; encoded by the coding sequence ATGACTTATAAAGATTTAGTTAATGAGGGAACAGAGATTCTCGACAAAGCAAATATCTATACGGGCTTCGCTCGTGTTTTAATGCTTGAACTCTTACGCGATAAAGATTTAGATATGTTTGCTATTTATAATGAAGAGGTTGAGGCTGTTTTCACTAACGAATATCGAAATAAGATTAATCAATTAACTACAGATGAACCTTTAGGGTATGTCTTAGGGTATGAGTGGTTTTATGGCTATAAGTTGTTCGTGAATGAGGGCGTACTGATTCCTCGTTCCGAAACAGAAGAACTTGTGGGTCATCTTTTATCCGATATTGATGCACATTTTGATACACCCGTAATTGCGGATGTCGCATGTGGAAGTGGTGCTATTGGCATTGCTTTAGCAAAAGAATTAGACTTAAAAGTTTATGCTTCCGATATTAGTGAAGAAGCATTGGAAGTAGCACGCCGTAATGCGGATTACAACCAAGCAAATATGGAGTTTATGCAGGGAGATATGTTAGAACCTCTAATTGAGAAAAATATTAAGCTTGATGTTCTAGCATGTAATCCACCATATATTAAAAATACAGAACATATTCAAACTTCGGTGTTGAACAACGAACCTCATGTTGCCTTATTTGGTGGTGAGGACGGTTTGTTTTTCTATCGTAAAGTATTTGAGAAGGCACATCTTGTTTTAAATGATAAGGCAGTGATGGCTTTTGAGATTGGTTTTGATATTGGGGAAGCAGTTGTTTCGTTAGCTCAAGAATTTTTTGGTGACGCTAAGATTGTGCTTCGTCAAGACATCAATGGCCTTGATCGTATGGTCTTTGTCTACAAAGGTATTAATCTCGAAGATTAG
- the prfA gene encoding peptide chain release factor 1, producing the protein MMEKTMRDRLEKIQARDEDITEMMMSSEVLSDRKMMAKLGKEQSSMQQVLHAYRQFLEAEDFFTQAQEMLAVDEPELQELAAMESAEYSEKMVKIIEELEVLLVPKDPSDSFDAIVEIRGAAGGDEGNIFAGDLYRMYTRYAESLGYKYELIEAMDAEAGGYSLISFVVKGAEPFRHFKFESGAHRVQRVPKTETQGRIHTSTATVLVLADVEDEEIDIDPNDLEIDTMRSSGAGGQHVNKTDSAVRIVHKPTGIAVKCQDGRSQHDNKDKAMRLVRARVYEEHQRRIQEERHGERQSKVGTGARSEKIRTYNYPQNRVSDHRIGLTLQKLDIIMEGKLDEIVNALLEQEQKEILEQGA; encoded by the coding sequence ATGATGGAAAAAACAATGAGAGACCGTCTTGAAAAGATTCAAGCACGTGATGAAGACATCACAGAAATGATGATGTCTTCAGAAGTGTTGTCTGATCGTAAAATGATGGCAAAATTAGGTAAAGAACAATCGTCTATGCAGCAAGTCTTGCATGCATACCGACAATTCTTAGAGGCAGAAGACTTTTTTACGCAAGCTCAAGAAATGCTTGCTGTCGATGAGCCTGAGTTGCAAGAGCTTGCAGCAATGGAATCTGCAGAATATTCTGAAAAAATGGTAAAAATTATCGAAGAACTCGAAGTTCTGTTGGTTCCTAAAGATCCATCAGATTCGTTTGATGCAATTGTGGAAATTCGTGGAGCAGCGGGTGGCGATGAAGGAAATATCTTCGCAGGTGACTTATACCGTATGTACACCCGATATGCAGAAAGTCTAGGATACAAATATGAATTAATTGAAGCAATGGATGCTGAAGCGGGTGGATATTCTTTAATTTCATTCGTAGTTAAAGGTGCGGAACCATTCCGTCACTTTAAATTTGAATCAGGAGCACATCGTGTTCAACGTGTGCCAAAAACAGAAACACAAGGTCGAATTCATACTTCAACCGCAACAGTTCTCGTTCTAGCGGATGTTGAGGATGAAGAAATTGACATCGATCCAAATGATCTTGAGATTGACACAATGCGATCATCAGGCGCTGGGGGACAACATGTTAATAAAACAGACTCAGCTGTTCGTATTGTTCACAAACCTACAGGGATCGCAGTGAAGTGTCAAGATGGACGTTCACAACACGATAATAAAGATAAAGCAATGCGTCTTGTTCGTGCTCGTGTTTATGAAGAACATCAACGTCGTATTCAAGAAGAACGTCATGGCGAACGCCAATCTAAAGTTGGTACCGGTGCGCGTTCTGAAAAAATACGTACATACAACTATCCACAAAACCGTGTGAGTGATCACCGTATTGGATTAACATTACAAAAATTAGACATTATTATGGAAGGTAAGTTGGATGAAATTGTGAATGCTCTGCTTGAGCAAGAACAAAAAGAAATCCTTGAACAAGGTGCTTAA
- a CDS encoding thymidine kinase, giving the protein MYHQYQEGYIEVITGCMFAGKTEELIRRINVLKFAHKNIIVFKPAVDNRYSDSKVVSHAGTSVQSVVVDKATDILKYVTKETDVVAIDEVQFFDEEIVKVCDHLALEGKRVMVAGLDMDFRGEPFGVIPKLMTTAEFVTKLTAVCTECGAPATRTQRLVNGKPASYHDPVVMIGASESYEARCRHDHIVLDKPQINGNSEGDK; this is encoded by the coding sequence ATGTATCATCAATATCAAGAGGGTTATATCGAAGTCATTACCGGGTGTATGTTTGCTGGGAAGACTGAAGAGTTAATTCGTCGTATTAATGTTTTAAAATTTGCACATAAAAACATTATTGTTTTTAAGCCAGCTGTGGATAATCGCTACAGTGACAGTAAGGTCGTTTCGCATGCGGGAACTAGCGTGCAAAGTGTTGTAGTTGATAAGGCGACAGACATCTTAAAATACGTTACTAAAGAAACGGATGTTGTTGCGATTGATGAAGTTCAATTCTTTGATGAGGAAATTGTTAAGGTGTGTGACCATCTTGCCTTAGAAGGTAAACGAGTAATGGTAGCAGGTCTTGACATGGATTTTCGTGGTGAACCTTTTGGCGTAATTCCTAAATTAATGACTACTGCAGAGTTTGTCACAAAACTTACAGCGGTTTGTACTGAATGTGGTGCACCTGCGACACGTACTCAACGCTTAGTAAATGGAAAACCGGCATCCTATCATGATCCAGTTGTTATGATTGGAGCGAGTGAATCGTATGAAGCACGATGCCGTCATGACCATATCGTTTTGGATAAACCTCAAATTAATGGAAATAGCGAAGGTGATAAATAA
- the rpmE gene encoding 50S ribosomal protein L31, whose translation MKKGIHPEYHQTKIVCSSCNTEIEVGSTATDLRVDTCSNCHPFYTGKQRFANAAGRIDKFNKKYGIK comes from the coding sequence ATGAAAAAAGGAATTCATCCAGAATACCACCAAACAAAAATTGTTTGTTCATCTTGTAATACTGAAATTGAAGTTGGTTCAACAGCAACAGATCTACGTGTAGATACTTGCTCAAACTGCCATCCTTTCTATACAGGAAAACAACGTTTTGCTAATGCAGCTGGACGTATTGACAAGTTCAATAAGAAATATGGTATAAAATAA
- a CDS encoding GNAT family N-acetyltransferase, translating to MITYKQDEDLELNDVLKLYNDTGWYAYTNNPEKLMRAIKNSMITLTAWKGNKLVGLIRAVGDQETILYIQDLLILSDCQRQGIGKTLLLTLLSLYPDVRQTVLITDNNPKLIAFYKSIPMKLIEDAQGKCFVKYRKEI from the coding sequence ATGATTACGTATAAACAAGACGAAGATCTTGAATTAAACGATGTATTAAAACTGTACAATGATACAGGTTGGTATGCATATACAAATAACCCTGAAAAACTTATGCGTGCCATAAAAAACTCAATGATTACACTTACGGCTTGGAAGGGAAACAAACTCGTTGGACTAATTCGCGCTGTTGGTGATCAAGAAACGATTCTTTATATTCAAGATTTACTGATTCTTAGTGATTGTCAACGTCAAGGAATCGGAAAAACATTGTTGCTTACACTTTTATCGCTGTATCCCGATGTTAGACAGACTGTATTAATTACGGATAACAATCCAAAGTTAATTGCTTTCTATAAAAGTATTCCGATGAAACTCATAGAGGATGCACAAGGGAAATGCTTCGTAAAATATCGAAAGGAGATATAA